The Aspergillus nidulans FGSC A4 chromosome VIII genome contains the following window.
ACTATGGGCCCTGTGAATATTGACGCACGCTAGACTCCCTCAAGGAGGCCGGCAAGACCATCACTGGGCCCATGTGGGAATACTACCTTGCCAACCAGACCGAGGGGATTCCCGGCAAACTGACCGATACCTGGTATGTCGCGGGAGCGATGTTCATGACTATGATCCAGTTCTGGCATGTCTCTGGGTATAACGAGCACAACTCGGTCGTCTCGCATGACCTGATGTTCCAGGCGGGCCGGAACTACGACTACTTTGACTCGAATTACAGTCAGTGGCTGGTATGCTTGTCTCTTTCATTGCGTCTTTTGCGTCTTATGCGCAGGACTAAACGATTCTCGCATGAATTGGATTCGATACTGATTTTCTACAGGGTAACGATGACCAAATGTTCTGGGGCCTTGCTACCATCACGGCCTCAGAAACCGGCTTccctgaagtcagcaacaaGCCCACCTGGACTTCGCTAGCGCGCGCCGTCTTCAACATGCAGGCCAATCGATGGGACGAGCGTGCGTGCGACGGTGGCATCACCTGGCAGATTCATCCCTGGCAAGCAGGGTATACGCTCCGCAACTCGATCTCCAATGGCGGGCTGTTTCAGCTGGCCGCCCGATTGGGTCGGTTCACGAACAACCAGACATACTTTGACtgggcagagaagatctgggactGGGCCGCAGCCAGTCCGCTGATTGACACGAATACGTGGTTCGTCGCCGACTCAACCTCCGGCTCCAACGACTGCGTGGATGCGGACCGCATGCAGTGGAGCTACAACTACGGGACGTTCATTGCAGGCGCAGCATATATGTACAATGCTACAAAAGATGTGAAGTGGCGCAACCGCACTGAGGGCCTCGTCGACCATGTTTTTAAGCATTTCTTCCCAACCAAGTACACCACCGCGATTGGCCCGGGCACGATCTTCTCCGACGTGGCCTGCGAGCCGCTGCAGACGTGCGATAGGAATATGCTGAATTTCAAAGGGTGGAGCTCGATGTGGTtggccatggctgccatTATGGTGCCTGAGCTCCGTGAGAAGATCACGCCGAAGCTGCAAGGGTCCGCGCTGGCGATCGGGCGCTCCTGTGACGGATCATCGGAAGGGAAGAGCAACCTCTGTGGCTCACGCTGGTACCAGGAAACATGGGACGGGATCCAGGGGCTGGAGGTGCAGCAGGCGGCGCTGGGCGGGATCACCGCGAACCTCATGCTGTTGACTGACGTGGTGGCCAAGACTATCGATACGAACCCCGGTGCGAAGGAGCAGTTTTTGGACACATATAACGATGACACGCCCGATGCGCTGCCGCATATCACGACCGGAGACCGGGTGGGCAGTTGGATTTTGACCGTTCTTTGGGGGAGTGGCATTGTAGCGGCCGGATGGTGGCTGGTGAAGCAACAGTGATTGGTGTTGTGTTGTGACTCGAATAGTTCTTTAATCGGGGGAGCAGAGCATACATTCTTCATACATCCGGCTGTTTTTGAATTGGCATTGAATCGGAATAAGCTCTTTTGTTTGCATAAGACATTTCTTGGACTAATTCTTGAAGCTCGAGACCAGAGGCAGAACAGTGGAAGAcgcctgctgctggattATTGCTGTCGTTTTATCAAGGTCTGATTAGGACAGCTGGCCTGACGGGGTGGGATTGTACATATATCCTCCGCTAGAGACGGCTACATGGAAAGCTCAGGTACAGGGCTATTGGATGGAGTTGGTTTAAGCCTGAATTACCGGTTTGTAGGGGACACAGGATACACATATACAGAGCCATAAGAGCTATTCAAGCTACCTTCATAGCCACTTATCCGAGACATCTTCTACCAAAACCTATCTCATCTGATTTCTCCCTTTATACAGCCCCATAAACTACCCCCAACATATCAACCTCATCACCAGCTCTCCCCCAAGCCCCAACGACTCCCCATCCACTTTCCGCTTCATAAGTGACACACTCGCTCGTCTCTGTGCCCACCGCAACCGCATTCCCCTGGTCTGTCGTGACACGTATATAAAAGATCCTCGTATGATCATTGTACTTACCCTGGCAGAGTTTCGTTGTCGTCCATacctcctcatcagcaaGGGTAAGTGACTGCGCTGTCCCACCGCTCCCGCCATGGGTGACAGATGTGCCGTTCGTAAAAGTGAGAGTGAGGCTATCGAGCCGGTTGCCACCAGAtatcgagatggaggagagcctCGTGGTCGACGACAGGGATGGGAGGTCATTGAACCATGTTCTGGCGGCTGTCAGTCCTGGACCATGTCGCGAGGTAGAAGAGATGTAAGGTGTTAATACCCATGCGGCCCACCGTAGAGATTACTCAATCGGAAAGAATCACTCTTCGTCCATGTGAATCTGCTGGTGATGGGGTTATGGTCTGAGAGGATCGACCCGTTATTCAGGAACTTTTCATCCTCGTACGCCCATGACAACGCCTGCAGAGCCAGTGCCGGACTTCCGCGGTAGCTGTTCAAAATCCCCATCATTAGCATCGCCTCCCGTCAACCTATACCAAGGAGAACATACAATATTTTATCGACAGTCTCGCATGTTTGAGTAGTGGTCGGATTCTCACAGACCACCGCGTCGGTCCCTTCTGTCGGCTCAACCCCGTCCAAAACTAGCTCCACCCACGGGTTCACCATCCCATTTTGCGTCTCGAACGTGCGGATGTTCTCTCCGGACGAGGTATACCGCGCATTGGTGTCGCCGTACACGAGCACCGCATTGCCAATTgagttggcggagatgtAGTCAGAGACTTGCTGGAGGTTTGCGCTACGGATGGAgacgtcctcctcttccgatCTACCAGAACCGTTAGCATCGCTTTCAAACCCATTAGGCAAGAGAAGAATCGGCGAGGAATAGCTACCCGGCGTCCGCATGGAGATTATAGCAATCGACATAGACCCCGTCCTCGAGTTTCACCCGCATCACCGTAAACCCCTTTGGTGTCCAGCAGTCGAACCCGCTCGCATCGGAGCAGGTATCCCATTTGACCCTTTCGAAATCAATCCAGTCGTAGTTGGAGAGCGTATTCAGGCCTGAGCCGAACGGGACGCCGCCCGAGGTGGAAGTGCGATATGGATGAGTGTCGGTCGAGTAAAGTGCGGCATGGTAGTTGAAGTCCTGTCACTCGTTAATATACATATCTTGTCATAACACAGGAATTGCACTAATCGACCTCTTGCACGTGGATGATGTCGTAGCTGTACTCTGCGAAGCGCTCGCCAATGAGCTCGGTATTTTCAGTCTTGTCGCCAGGGACGTCATTGCTATTGAAGATCTCGGGGAGGCCAGCGAcgttgaaggagaggataTTAAAAGAGCCCGTAGTGGCGGCGAGAGTGGAGGGTACGAGCGAAAGGagggtgatggtggacttcattttgtctggctctgcttctacAGGATGTGGTTCTGGACTGGGGATAATATGACATATTTATATTATACATATTGCAGGTGCCTGGAGGCGATACTCTTTCGGTCGACTCGTCCGCTACTAAGAATCGCTAGTGAGTGTGAAGAATCCGTTGATTAATTAATCTACGCAGCGTCACGTTTAACCCTGACGATCATCGATAGGCCGTTTATCAAATTATATTGACTGTTATAGTAGCGAGGAACCAGTGACAAGAGCGAAAAGCGGCACATGACATACATTACTACACACTCAAACCGCGGCTACAGTACAATGGTTACAATAACAGCAACAACATATAGCAGATATGTAAACATTAGCGACAAGAGGGTACTGAAAGAGCGATTACAGCGCCGTGATCGAAATCCTCTTTGCTCCCGCATTCCCCGACAACAGCGCTGACCCGCTCGACTGCCGTAGGTGGTTCTCATGGTTCTCTACCTCCTCCACATCCAAACTGAAACGCCTCGGCCGCTGCCACATGCCCACCGACTCGTCCGACGACGCGGTCGCTGCCTGCAACCGCTCAACTGGGAGGCCGAACTTGGTCGCAATCTGCTGCACTCTCTCGTGCGCGGTCGCTGCATCGATCGCTGCACTCTGTCCTTCCTTCGCGAGGCGCATCTGCGCATGCTGCAGGAGCTCGAGATGCTGCGTCACGGCTTCAACGGCGCCGTTCTTCCCATGTTCATCGCTGTTGAGGAGCTCTGACAGCGCGGTCTCGTGTAATGTTGCAGCGGCGAGATAGTTTCCAGATGCGGTGTACAGGCCCGACAGCAGCTTGTTCATTTCTAGAGTGACCGGGTCACAGTTGCCCCAGACTTGGCGCAGGTTATAGCAGATGTCTTTGCCGAGCTGGATCGCTGCGTTGACATGGCCGCGGCAGAAGCGGGTTTCGACCAGGCGCCGGCCGATCCAGACGACTGCAGAGAGAGACCAGGTCTTCTGGATCATCCGCGAGGTCCAGAGCTCCGTGAGAATGGACTGGATGGTTAGCTTATATGAGACTGATGTAGTCTACAGGGACCTTACCTCGAGGTCTTCGAACATCTCGTGCTCGCCTAGTACGGTAATGAGATCGTTGAGCTCGGTAAACGGCAACTCGGTGAATTCCAGCGGTATCTCCTTTGCATTCTTCATGATCCCCTGAAGGAGCATCTCTGACTCGACGGCCATTCTTTTTGCGATCGCTTCATCGGTGCACTTGTTGGTCTGGTATCCGCTGAGGTACAGGCAAAGCTTGATAGCAGTGAATATGGTCTCCATTGCTCGCAGGCTGTCGGTTAGATGGGCAAAGGAGTGGAACACGCCAGTCACAGTGGCTGCATCTTCAAACCTGCCTGTGTTGCACAGGTCACGCACAAGACCTGTAACCTGGGTGACAATATCAAAGGTGTAGTTCTCGTTAAGGCTCTCGCGGCGACACATGTCGTAGAATACATGCACAATCTCTTTCTGGCGAGCAGGCCGTGCCACCGACAAGGTATTGCAAAAGTATTGGTACAACTGCACTTCAGTGTTCTTCGCGGCTTGGGTTTGCTTTCGCTGGTTTTGCAGACGAAGCAGCTTGTCGCCAACTGCCAATGTTGGCATGAGGTCATGGCTCGCAAGGCTCTGCTGGAAGTTGTTGTATATTTGTCCTTCGTGGGTCAACTCGTTCAAAATCTCTCGTGCCGACTGCCGCTTGCCAAAGACTTCCTCGAACGCCGCCACAAAAACAGCAGGCCGGTGTTCATCCAAAGCCTGACGATGCGCAGCCGGTGTCTCTTGAACGACCTGTTGGCGTAGGCTATTGATCAACGCATTGCCTTCATCAATGTACCCGCATTCCAAGTAAATCTCTGCCAGTTTTCGGCCCCGGTCGGCAAGGGTCTGCTGATTTCCAGTGACCCGAATAACCTCGTCAACGTGCCCAGTGAGGATTTTGGCCCCCTGTTGACGCGATGTGGCAGACTCGGAGCTAGCATGCATCCGGCAGATTTCTTGTAACCATAGCAGGGTTGTCGGCGCCGACAgtccctgctgctgcttagCCAGAGTGAGCTCCTCCATATACAACTTTCTTGCCTCAGGAGACGCTTGACCCTGCCGCAGGTACAACTGGGCCATCCGGTGCTTGATGTCAATTGAGAGGGGGTCCTTCATATCCGGTAAAGCACGGGAGGCTTCAGACTGTGGAACCCAGTCGTGCGTGTTCAGTACTTGTTGGTACAGATGAATAGCATCACCCGAATGTTGATCACTCTCCGCAGAAAGCTCTGCTAGAAGGAGCGTCGCATCGCGCGTTCGGGCATGTGTTGGCCCGTACAACTTGCGGCAGAGCTGCTGATGCTCCGAGGCGACTTGCAGGCGCTCGGTATGGTCCGCCTTGACAGCGGAATGCGTTAGAAGGGACATGTAAGCAGGGTATGTCTTGGGAAGTAAACCCTCGAGGAGAGCACGATCGTAGCCGTCCTTTTCATCAAAGCGCACTAAGGTCGGCCACAAGTTCCGGTACACCCCAAGAGCTGCATCCCATTGCTTGTTTTGCTCGTAAATTGCAACGAGAGCTACAGCAGCACGCACACCTGACGATGAGATTTTGCCATCCCGAATGCACGCCTTGTATATGTGACGGTAGCTGCTTTCGGCTTCTGCACGACGGTCAAGGCGAAATGCAAGATCGCCTTCATAGTAGCGGCTATCAAGCGTGTGCTTATCCTTCTCGCCCAACCGCAGGGCGAAGAACTCGCTGACCTGACGCAGGAGAACCAACGCTTTATCGAATTGGAAAGTATTCTCATAGAAGTCCACCACAGTCTTGACTACTGTCGTAACAGACTGCACTTCCACCTGCTCGGCAGTTATCGCTGCCTTGAACGCATTTCCGTAGACAATACTCGCTGTCGGGACATCAAGTCGACGGAATAGACAGTAGGCGTGGTCCTGAGCTAAGTCGGCCATAATAGGAGCTTCGTTCCATGAGAACTTCTCTTTGGATCCGGGGTCCTCAAAACTAGGCCATGTATGCTTCAGCACCGCGCATACAATCTCGCTTCCTTGGCGCCATTGGCTGTCTTTCATATACTGGCGCGCCAGCTGGTGGCACAGCCGGAGTAAAGGCATTCGTGAACTCGTCTCAGTCGTCACGGCAGAAGCGATACTATCGATCCATTCAGGGAGCATCTTACTCTCCTCTACTGAAAGGTTACCCATCTCGGCAGTGTGTCCTTCCTTTGGTATGGCTCCTTCAATGAGATTCCGTGCTAAGGTCACGGCATCCGCATGATACTGCTGGTTTGTGGACTTGTAGTACTTCCATAATTGCATTCCCAGAGTCCGATCCATATCGTATAGTTGCATCTCACGAGCCTCCCGCCGTAACTGCTGCGCACGGCTGGCCATTTGTGCAGACCGAACACCGCCTTCTGCCTCTAAATCGGCGGACAACTGACGGAGAAGCGCAGCGGCTTCATCATGGTGGCCTTGTCGCTCGAGAAACTTGGAATAGTAGAACACGACTTTTGTCTTTTGGTCCCATGGTGCCTTGTGCTCTTTATCCGGACCGCACAAACTCTGCCACAACTTGGTCAAAACCTCCTCAGCTCTTGCCGGCTGAGAGTTTTCTTCATACATCTTGGTCAGTGAGAGTGAATATTCTACTCGACGCGGATCCGAGGCATCCATTGAGCGAACCATGGTCTCGTACTTTGCCTGGGCGAGCTCTAACGCAAGCTCATCTGGGGGAGCGATGTCAAAGTTATTGGTGAGGTactcagccgcagccatcgTTTCCGATGAATACGGCCCGTAGACTTTGATAGTCTGGTGGTAGAACTGTTTCGAGACATCGTATGCTTTGTCGTGTTGGTTCTCCTTGTCACAGGCCTTGACCAGTCGGTCAAGATATTGTAATCGCTGAGCGAAACTGATGTCTGACGACCCCCAGCCGTCCAACGCCATGCCTCGGAGTGCGTCTGTTTTCAAACCAGCTGTGCGGTCCGCTCGACCTGCGCCTTCGGAAGTGGCAACAAGAAGCTGCTCGAGGTCGTGCGTTATAGGGTGGGTTGGGCCCAACCGCATGCGACTGCGCGTCCATGCTTCATAAAGATGCTCATTAGCCCAAGGCGCCTGAGCCCGGTCTGCCGCACGGGCGCTCATGATGAGGCTTTGCAAAACGGCCGGAGAGTCAATGCCTAGAACATCGCGTCGTACCGTCACGGCAATCTTGTACAGCCTGACGATACTCGACCGGCTGAATTGAGACTCCCGATTGGTAAGCTCTAACTGGGCGAACAGTACCGAGTCAGGCAGTGCGCGTTGGAAGGCCTGTGAGTAAGAGACCTCGTCCTCTGTGGCCATGCTCGAAGAGAGCATATGTGACATCCAGTAGCGGGCTGTATATTCAAGCAAGATGAACGCATCAAGGTAGCGGTCTCGCGCGAGAACAGGCATTTTATCCCAAGATATAGGTATCTCATCCGTTAAGTTTCGGCGAACCCATGTCAAGGCACGAATCAGAATGTCGTGGTGCGCATCTCCCATAGTGAAATTGACTACCTTTCTCATTTTTGCCCTAGCTTGGATATGTTCGCGGATGATAGGGTGGCGGAAAGTGACGAAGCCGTCTCGCACTGTAACCAGCCGTCTAAGAGGCTCGAATACGTCCCGCTCTATATTCCCGTGCCATGTCGACAGCTTGTGGGTCTGTGTGTCCACACAGAGCAATTGCTCGACTTCATGGGGCCGCAGCGGACGTTCTGCAACCGTAAGCCAAGCAAGGAGGCTATGAGTGCCGGGTCTCTGGAGATTGGTGTGGCGCAGATGCAGGTCAATGAGCCCTCCCAGATTGTTGGGGATCTCGCTAACTGCTGACTGCATATCACTGTAAGTGTGCTGAGCGCGTACCTCTTCAACAGCCAGCTGCGCCCATATAAAGCAGCCCTGGCATCGAGATGCAATTGCAACTATCAATGGCTGACGCTGTGATGTACTCAGCCCGACGAATGCGGGATCATAGGTCACCATGTCGTGGATAGAAGCCGTCAAATCGTTCTCGGTAATAGATGCGTCCATAGCAACCTGGTGCGTCGTCGTAGTTTCGCGTATAGGAATCTGTTCTTTGTTCATTGGACGGGTAAAAATTATCAGTTTAGACGGCGTATCAGCGACAGTAGCTTGtagaagctcaagaaaagCTCCAACGTTACTCGTGGCGTTTTTTATCTGATCCATGCCGTCAACCACGATCATGAAATGTAGATTAGATTGTGCAGCTGTGCGGATTGCCGTCCACAAAAGCCCCTCGACCTGGGAGTCCGATGCGCCCGTCTCAGCCTCGGTCAGTGCATCGGCAACAACTGCAATTATATCGTCTTGGGTCTTGCGACTCGTTACGCAGCAGTCAAGCATTTGTATCAATATGCCTTTGAGAATGCTGAGGGTCAATGTCGTTATATGCACATCAGACCGAATTACGATGGGAATGACATTCCAAATGTCATACTCCGAAGAGACCTGTAGGCGCTCAATCGTCCACTGGGCCAGTGCGCTCTTTCCAGCACCTGGGTTTCCTCGCACAAGCATCAAGCTCCGCGGCCCAACTGTGAAGGTGGTTAAATGTGACTCGAACCACGAGAACGACCCATCTGCCAGCGAGTGGGCTTGGCTCTCAAGCAGCATTTGGAGAGGGCGGTCTTGGATCTCGAGAAACTgatagacagactccaggTCGACGTGCTGCATTTTGGACTTAACAGCACCCCAGCTTGCCTTCCGTATCCGGCGCCAATGAATTGTGAATCGACTGAAGTAGCAGAAAAAGCCATGGTTTAGAACCTCATTCATAGACTGCCAATTTTGAGTTCGCATAACCTGACGATATTCCGAGGATATATGAACGACCAGTTGTAGTAGGTGGGCGTAAATCTCAGCAACCTCTCGCTGTAACGCCCTCGAGCTCTGAAATTCGTTCTCTTCTTGAAGCAGGTACGAAATCCCCAACGTCACCCGTCCATATCTGCTGAAAATGGCATCGATCATATCGATATTGTCGATTCCCATCTATCACAGTCAGAACCGTCTAGTATGCAATACCGCGAACGTACCTCTAACAAAAGCAGGGTTGCTCCCCAgatcatcgtcgtcgcctcTTCGGCACCATCCATGAAACTTGTAACGGAATCGCGTAGAGAGGCAACAGCAAAAGCTAATCGAGACGCTCGTCGCAAAGTGCTGTCGAGACGACTGCCATCCGCGGGCAtccgccgcagccgctcGCCGGCAATGGCATCGAAAAAGACATCAACCGTAGGTGACTTTTCCTGAAGTTCATCGGGAGTTAACCCCAGACGAGCATGGCACTCCTGGGACACTGTATCCACCGCACCCCGCAGGATCGGGAGGGATGATGGGCCACCGTCGACAGCATTGGCCGTGTGTGCAGGCATGCTGCTCGACGCGGCGGTAAACCCCGACATACTGTGCGACAATGAGAACTTAACTTCTGATGTTGTCCACACTCCACTGAAGATTTTGGTTGGTAATTATAGTGAAAACACAACACTGTTGTCATGGGGTGCGCTGCGCTCGGCCATTTTGATATCTGACATCACGAGTCTGTTTACCGCGAGTCCATCATTGGGGGAGCCAATATACCAAgcattgctgctgcggagaagctcgTCTCGCTGAACGGACGCGGAATTGGCGTAGTCGTGGTGTCATGGTGATAGTTTGGTTTGTGGTGGTGTGTTGATGACATCAACCAGGGAAATCCTCCTTGAGATCTTGGGCGGATGTAGAGGAGCTCATTGGATGGAGTGAGATCGGATGTTTATTCCTTGGATCGGTCTGCGGCAAAACATTCGTTACGATTAGCTGGCAATGCGGGCTGAGAGGAAAGACGATCTGAAGAGTAAGTGGAAGGGTGAAGTGATGAGGGTAAGAGTACACAATCACGTGGACCATCCTATACAATATTGTACCCTTCTCTATTCTCTGATAGAACTGGACAAAATACATTATGGGTTCTCAGGAAGCTTAAACTATTCCTTCTCAATAATAAGCTTAATCTGGGAATCCTCATTTGCTTCTAGCCTTGTTAAGCATCACAATTTCGCCGCCTCCCCCTCCAAGTCGAACTCCGTGGTACACAGCAGGAAAGTGTCCTTCAACGCCTGTGACAATTGAATCAAGTCAGTACACCAATCAAACTGCGAACGCTGTCCGTTTCCCTGCAATAAATAGAGGGGAAAAACCCAAGGGTAACTTACCCCAAGTCTATACTTCCTGTTCACCTCCTGATAATCCTCCGCGGCCAGCATATCACAGAAATGCCTAATAGACGGGTAGTGCACGATCGAAATCTCATTCCACCAGTCCTCTTCGGGTCTGTCAACGCTCCCCCTCGAGTCTGAGAAGCCGGAGTCCGAGTCCGGGGCCGCAGAGCGCCCCGCTGCCGGTCTAATGACATTACCGACTAGTTTGGCGCTTCCGCCACGTTTTGCAGCAACAGGATTGAAGCCCTAACTTGCTTATCAGATGACGAGTTTGGAATGGGATGATGGATTGGAAGGGTCGGGCTCTACCTGTCCATATTTGAAGTAATTCTCCTTCCCACCGGGGAAATGGAAATGCAGCAGGTTCAACATCGTCACCGGCTTGTCGTGCTCTTTGGTGAGCTCCTGCATGAACTCGAGCAGTTCCGGACTGACTTCGAGGTTCTGGCCTTGTCCGTCATTTCCCTGCTTTTCTTTCAATTTGTCCAGACTTCCTGTCAACGGCACTCGCTGTgcattcttctccctcttcagctcCGCATCGCGCTCTGGATAAGTGTTCAGCAGCCGGCTCGGGATCCCTACGTGGATCTTATACTCGGTTTTGATATGCGATGCAAGAGCAGGCGGGAACAGCGGTTCGCGCGGGTTTGGTGGTTgtaggagaagaaggatatccCATTTTTCTGAGAGGAGAGGATCCTTGTCGAGGAGTGTGGGCGAAATAATGGTCCGACGGGGACGGGATGCGACGATGACTTTTGTGCTGGCGGCCTTTTTGAGCTCAGAGAGGAAGTCGATGGAGTTTATCGATGGGTGCAGGGAGAGCAGGTGCAGTGAAAGGGCGGGCATCTTCGGGTTTTCGTTTGAAACAGAATTTCAATATATGGATGATAGATGGAAAGATGAATGATATGGATGGTCGGTGGCAATTTAAGATAATGGTGAAGTAAccggaggatgagctggatcGTTTGTTGACGGTAGTTGTGTTGGTTAAGCCGAGGCTCAATGTGCGGAGATTCACGTCACTTTGAGCTATGCGGCATATGGGTAGCTGGAATTATGGGGAGACCAGCCGATCTACAGAGCTCACTGTGGAGAGAAGCGAAAGTATATTGTACGTTATGAGCCTAAGTGTCTGCATCTCTGTGATTTGCGTTGTATACAAGCTATTTGCAGGTACAATCATCCTATTTGAATCCGAATAGGTAATAGTATTTTTATTCTGTTTATTATTTTTCACAGTTCCCCGCATATCTCAGTATATAATACATTTTGTTTCCTCCTCGTAAAACACATTTCCTCATGACTCGTTAATATAAATATAGCATCGGTCCATTGTTTGCCTTTTGTTGAAGGGTCAGGGATTTCTCGACAGGCCTAGAGGGTATAGTTCTGTCGTGCTTGGCAACGTGCGCGGCCTCGGTACATTTAGTGGCAGGTATTTCGAGTCTTCTTGACTCGGCGTATCCGTCATGGCCAAAGAGAATCGAGAATCGAATCATTCCTGGGTCATTTGACTTGCCGCGTGGTGCGACACAGGTGGCTTGAGCTCTGGTGCTTGCGCTTGGTGCTCTGTTCTCGGCGGCGCAAAGAATTTGCGGCCATCGACGTGGCTtggttgctgctgtcgctgGTCTTCGTGGGCAAGCGGAGATTTTAATTTAGTACTATTATTAGCCGAAGCCGGCGTCTTCATTTTCCCCGTCCAAGTGTCCAGTAGGGAGTCGAGACTGTGAGGAGACCAGCGCGAGTCAGGGCTGCGGGAGCCAGTCCCGTGCCCGTGACTAACGCCAACCCCTCTTTTTAAAGCGGAGGAAAAAGGCGGTGGTCGATTCCATCACACTCCAGCTTCGCCGCCTAGATTATCTAGCGAGATAAATGCATTCCGATAGTTGTAGTGATGCTGGCCGTGGTCTTGATACAAAGGCACCTGGTGATCCATCAACATTGGGTCGAGGTCCATTCCAAGCGCGTGGTGCGATGGAGGGCGGATAGTGAACCCGCCCTCGGGGTCGACGGGCAGCCAGTTAGCGGTGAATCGAGTCGTGCCGTCGGGCATCTCTAGCGGGGTGAGACTTGTTTCCTTTAGATCGCGCGATGCGAGGGACCCAGCCGCGTTAGCGTTACTATTGGCGCTGAAGTCTGGGAGCTGGTACACCTGTGGGACATCGAAGGCCGGTAAGTCGTGCTCGTCTGTGTCGCTAGCGATGGAGTGATGGCTTGAAATCGCGCCCGGTGAGCTGATTCCTGGCTCCGCCGTTGGAGAAAGAGCGTTGGCACCGGCAGTCGAAGCACCCGTAGAAGGAATGTTCATGTAGAGCGCGCGTTCGGTCGCTACTTGCGATGCCGTGCGGAGAAGGTCGTCGAGCGAATATGGGCTGTTCTCCGTTTGTACATTCTCGAATCTGTTAGGACCGTCGAGAGTCAGCATC
Protein-coding sequences here:
- a CDS encoding tetratricopeptide repeat protein (transcript_id=CADANIAT00002308) is translated as MSGFTAASSSMPAHTANAVDGGPSSLPILRGAVDTVSQECHARLGLTPDELQEKSPTVDVFFDAIAGERLRRMPADGSRLDSTLRRASRLAFAVASLRDSVTSFMDGAEEATTMIWGATLLLLEMGIDNIDMIDAIFSRYGRVTLGISYLLQEENEFQSSRALQREVAEIYAHLLQLVVHISSEYRQVMRTQNWQSMNEVLNHGFFCYFSRFTIHWRRIRKASWGAVKSKMQHVDLESVYQFLEIQDRPLQMLLESQAHSLADGSFSWFESHLTTFTVGPRSLMLVRGNPGAGKSALAQWTIERLQVSSEYDIWNVIPIVIRSDVHITTLTLSILKGILIQMLDCCVTSRKTQDDIIAVVADALTEAETGASDSQVEGLLWTAIRTAAQSNLHFMIVVDGMDQIKNATSNVGAFLELLQATVADTPSKLIIFTRPMNKEQIPIRETTTTHQVAMDASITENDLTASIHDMVTYDPAFVGLSTSQRQPLIVAIASRCQGCFIWAQLAVEEVRAQHTYSDMQSAVSEIPNNLGGLIDLHLRHTNLQRPGTHSLLAWLTVAERPLRPHEVEQLLCVDTQTHKLSTWHGNIERDVFEPLRRLVTVRDGFVTFRHPIIREHIQARAKMRKVVNFTMGDAHHDILIRALTWVRRNLTDEIPISWDKMPVLARDRYLDAFILLEYTARYWMSHMLSSSMATEDEVSYSQAFQRALPDSVLFAQLELTNRESQFSRSSIVRLYKIAVTVRRDVLGIDSPAVLQSLIMSARAADRAQAPWANEHLYEAWTRSRMRLGPTHPITHDLEQLLVATSEGAGRADRTAGLKTDALRGMALDGWGSSDISFAQRLQYLDRLVKACDKENQHDKAYDVSKQFYHQTIKVYGPYSSETMAAAEYLTNNFDIAPPDELALELAQAKYETMVRSMDASDPRRVEYSLSLTKMYEENSQPARAEEVLTKLWQSLCGPDKEHKAPWDQKTKVVFYYSKFLERQGHHDEAAALLRQLSADLEAEGGVRSAQMASRAQQLRREAREMQLYDMDRTLGMQLWKYYKSTNQQYHADAVTLARNLIEGAIPKEGHTAEMGNLSVEESKMLPEWIDSIASAVTTETSSRMPLLRLCHQLARQYMKDSQWRQGSEIVCAVLKHTWPSFEDPGSKEKFSWNEAPIMADLAQDHAYCLFRRLDVPTASIVYGNAFKAAITAEQVEVQSVTTVVKTVVDFYENTFQFDKALVLLRQVSEFFALRLGEKDKHTLDSRYYEGDLAFRLDRRAEAESSYRHIYKACIRDGKISSSGVRAAVALVAIYEQNKQWDAALGVYRNLWPTLVRFDEKDGYDRALLEGLLPKTYPAYMSLLTHSAVKADHTERLQVASEHQQLCRKLYGPTHARTRDATLLLAELSAESDQHSGDAIHLYQQVLNTHDWVPQSEASRALPDMKDPLSIDIKHRMAQLYLRQGQASPEARKLYMEELTLAKQQQGLSAPTTLLWLQEICRMHASSESATSRQQGAKILTGHVDEVIRVTGNQQTLADRGRKLAEIYLECGYIDEGNALINSLRQQVVQETPAAHRQALDEHRPAVFVAAFEEVFGKRQSAREILNELTHEGQIYNNFQQSLASHDLMPTLAVGDKLLRLQNQRKQTQAAKNTEVQLYQYFCNTLSVARPARQKEIVHVFYDMCRRESLNENYTFDIVTQVTGLVRDLCNTGRFEDAATVTGVFHSFAHLTDSLRAMETIFTAIKLCLYLSGYQTNKCTDEAIAKRMAVESEMLLQGIMKNAKEIPLEFTELPFTELNDLITVLGEHEMFEDLESILTELWTSRMIQKTWSLSAVVWIGRRLVETRFCRGHVNAAIQLGKDICYNLRQVWGNCDPVTLEMNKLLSGLYTASGNYLAAATLHETALSELLNSDEHGKNGAVEAVTQHLELLQHAQMRLAKEGQSAAIDAATAHERVQQIATKFGLPVERLQAATASSDESVGMWQRPRRFSLDVEEVENHENHLRQSSGSALLSGNAGAKRISITAL
- a CDS encoding uncharacterized protein (transcript_id=CADANIAT00002309), which gives rise to MPALSLHLLSLHPSINSIDFLSELKKAASTKVIVASRPRRTIISPTLLDKDPLLSEKWDILLLLQPPNPREPLFPPALASHIKTEYKIHVGIPSRLLNTYPERDAELKREKNAQRVPLTGSLDKLKEKQGNDGQGQNLEVSPELLEFMQELTKEHDKPVTMLNLLHFHFPGGKENYFKYGQGFNPVAAKRGGSAKLVGNVIRPAAGRSAAPDSDSGFSDSRGSVDRPEEDWWNEISIVHYPSIRHFCDMLAAEDYQEVNRKYRLGALKDTFLLCTTEFDLEGEAAKL
- a CDS encoding uncharacterized protein (transcript_id=CADANIAT00002310), with amino-acid sequence MTEASMPCDVPNWGFDLANSNSGSTFNYEPGVAGDEELWYRNQFGVGSFDVPPWQPMEMNQGYDFASPASGKTRYQQLPPLSPAQNGGFSARSEGLSPRYGHGEVELPKQRMLTLDGPNRFENVQTENSPYSLDDLLRTASQVATERALYMNIPSTGASTAGANALSPTAEPGISSPGAISSHHSIASDTDEHDLPAFDVPQVYQLPDFSANSNANAAGSLASRDLKETSLTPLEMPDGTTRFTANWLPVDPEGGFTIRPPSHHALGMDLDPMLMDHQVPLYQDHGQHHYNYRNAFISLDNLGGEAGV